One Vigna unguiculata cultivar IT97K-499-35 chromosome 7, ASM411807v1, whole genome shotgun sequence genomic region harbors:
- the LOC114191473 gene encoding DELLA protein GAI-like translates to MNGSSSESKTREMDGQLAGLGYKVRSSELCQVAENMERLENAINTVNSSRDISQVVSDALLYDPSNIGLGSWVDTLLSELDQTVTVSLPYDLSSDLPDLPTDPNRQLGMVTTVEEDSGIRLVHTLITCADSVQRGDLAFAGSLIESMQALLAHVNTSCGIGKVAGYFIDALRRRISSPQSAAFPTSPYENDVLYHHYYEACPYLKFAHFTANQAILEAFNGHDCVHVIDFNLMQGLQWPALIQALALRPGGPPSLRLTGVGTPSPDERDTLREIGARLAELAHSVNVRFTFRGVAAWRLEDVKPWMLQVSPKEAVAVNSIMQLHRVLGSGIDAVLGWIRSLNPKIVTVVEQEANHNGEGFLERFTEALHYYSTVFDSLEACSVEPDKGLAEMYLQREICNVVCCEGPARLERHEPLAKWRERLAKAGFRPLHLGSNAYKQASMLLTLFSAEGYCVEENQGCLTLGWHSRPLIAASAWQAAPLREGETVRFQR, encoded by the coding sequence atgaaCGGCAGTTCCAGCGAAAGCAAGACCAGGGAGATGGACGGGCAGCTGGCGGGGCTGGGCTACAAAGTCCGCTCATCGGAGCTCTGTCAAGTGGCTGAGAATATGGAGCGTTTAGAGAACGCCATCAACACTGTCAACTCATCCAGGGACATTTCTCAAGTAGTCTCCGATGCACTCCTCTACGATCCCTCCAACATAGGTTTAGGTTCCTGGGTCGACACGCTTCTCTCCGAGCTCGACCAAACCGTGACGGTGTCGTTGCCCTACGATCTATCTTCGGACCTACCCGATTTGCCCACGGATCCGAACCGCCAACTGGGGATGGTAACCACCGTCGAAGAAGACTCCGGGATAAGACTCGTTCACACGCTCATCACGTGTGCGGATTCCGTGCAACGTGGCGACCTCGCATTCGCGGGCTCCCTAATCGAGAGCATGCAGGCACTGCTGGCTCACGTGAACACCTCCTGCGGCATCGGGAAGGTCGCCGGCTACTTCATCGACGCCTTGCGCCGCCGAATCTCATCTCCGCAGAGCGCAGCGTTCCCAACCTCCCCCTACGAGAACGACGTTCTCTACCACCACTACTACGAGGCCTGCCCCTACCTCAAGTTCGCGCACTTCACTGCGAACCAGGCGATCCTGGAAGCGTTCAACGGCCACGACTGCGTCCACGTCATCGATTTCAACCTGATGCAGGGGCTCCAGTGGCCGGCTCTCATACAAGCGCTAGCACTCCGCCCGGGAGGTCCGCCGTCGCTGAGGCTCACCGGCGTGGGAACTCCCTCGCCGGACGAGCGAGACACACTGCGCGAGATCGGCGCAAGGCTGGCGGAGCTGGCGCACTCGGTGAACGTGCGGTTCACCTTCCGCGGAGTGGCAGCGTGGCGGCTGGAGGACGTGAAGCCGTGGATGCTGCAGGTGAGTCCGAAGGAGGCGGTGGCAGTGAACTCGATCATGCAGCTACACCGCGTGCTTGGTTCGGGAATCGATGCGGTTCTAGGCTGGATCCGAAGTCTAAACCCTAAGATCGTGACGGTTGTGGAGCAGGAAGCGAACCACAACGGGGAAGGGTTTCTGGAGCGGTTCACGGAGGCTCTGCACTACTACTCCACCGTGTTCGACTCGCTGGAAGCGTGTTCGGTGGAGCCGGACAAGGGTCTCGCCGAGATGTACCTGCAGAGGGAGATTTGCAACGTGGTGTGCTGTGAGGGACCGGCGCGACTGGAGCGGCACGAGCCGCTGGCGAAATGGAGGGAGCGGCTGGCTAAAGCCGGGTTCAGGCCCTTGCATTTGGGTTCGAACGCTTACAAACAAGCCAGCATGCTGTTGACTCTGTTCTCAGCCGAGGGTTACTGCGTGGAAGAGAATCAAGGGTGTTTGACTCTGGGTTGGCATAGCCGGCCCCTGATTGCGGCTTCGGCTTGGCAAGCCGCGCCGCTAAGAGAGGGTGAAACGGTGCGTTTCCAGCGCTGA
- the LOC114191474 gene encoding uncharacterized protein LOC114191474: MLQDVFDQPLPPKAEPQQQLPIEEISSPFSARLFDFYNAELFSEALPNSEVTSSSNCCYEENSSYATTNKSLTVDVENKLNSNSNTVTTPTSTTTTTNNNTTNSSNLSIIFDDPQEDMENDISASIDFSLSPSFNVPPFLPVTSQQEQFDFSSVQPQVQLPAFSVVEGFSQYPTDPVAPPLMGAPLPSVFEEDCISSVPSYVPLNPSSPCTYLSPGMPPYMPTGPLTTALSTDSSGYFGGNILLGSELQTQELEYQGENGRMYCTDSMQRVFNPPDLQALGTESQQLVPGGGSSTTLTPEISNLEDSSFKVGKLSVEQRKEKINRYMKKRNERNFSKKIKYACRKTLADSRPRVRGRFAKNDDFGETNRTTSSNHEDDDEEEVVVKDEDDMVDSSDIFAHISGVNSFKCNYSIQSWI, from the exons ATGTTGCAGGATGTTTTTGATCAGCCACTGCCACCAAAGGCCGAACCGCAACAGCAACTCCCCATT GAAGAAATTTCAAGCCCTTTTAGCGCTCGACTTTTCGACTTTTATAACGCTGAACTTTTCTCAGAGGCTCTGCCAAATTCTGAGGTTACTTCCAGCTCAAACTGTTGCTATGAGGAGAACTCCTCGTATGCCACAACAAACAAATCTTTAACTGTAGATgtagaaaataaattgaatagcAATAGCAACACAGTCACCACGCCAACTagcactaccaccaccaccaacaacaacacAACCAACAGTAGTAACCTGTCTATTATCTTTGATGACCCCCAAGAAGATATGGAAAATGACATCTCTGCCTCCATAGACTTCTCACTATCTCCATCTTTCAATGTTCCTCCATTTCTCCCAGTCACATCCCAGCAAGAACAGTTTGATTTCTCTTCTGTGCAGCCTCAGGTCCAATTACCAGCATTTTCGGTTGTGGAGGGCTTCTCTCAGTATCCCACTGACCCCGTTGCACCTCCACTTATGGGGGCTCCATTACCTTCTGTATTTGAAGAGGATTGCATATCTTCTGTTCCTTCTTATGTGCCTCTCAACCCTTCATCTCCTTGCACTTATCTCAGTCCTGGCATGCCACCATACATGCCTACAGGCCCCCTTACTACTGCCTTATCAACTGATAGTTCTGGATATTTTGGTGGAAACATTCTTCTTGGTTCTGAACTTCAGACACAAGAATTGGAATACCAAGGAGAAAATGGAAGAATGTATTGTACAGATTCAATGCAGCGGGTGTTTAACCCTCCGGACCTTCAG GCACTTGGTACTGAGAGTCAGCAACTAGTTCCCGGGGGTGGTAGTTCTACCACTCTAACACCTGAAATCTCTAACTTAGAGGACTCCTCATTCAAGGTTGGAAAACTTTCTGTTGagcaaaggaaagaaaagatCAATAGATAcatgaagaaaagaaatgaaagaaacTTCAGCAAGAAAATTAAG TATGCCTGCCGCAAAACTCTGGCAGATAGCCGACCTCGGGTTCGAGGAAGGTTTGCAAAGAATGATGACTTTGGAGAAACCAATAGAACTACTAGTAGCAAtcatgaagatgatgacgaAGAAGAA GTAGTTGTGAAGGATGAAGACGATATGGTTGATTCCTCAGATATTTTTGCTCATATCAGTGGAGTGAACTCCTTCAAATGCAACTATTCCATCCAGTCCTGGATTTGA